A region from the Paraburkholderia youngii genome encodes:
- the rhmD gene encoding L-rhamnonate dehydratase: MAMPTIRHVRAFIVRGGGADYHDQAGGHWIDDHIATPMARYPEYRQSRQSFGINVLGTLVVEIEASDGTVGFAVTTGGEIGAFIVEKHLARFLEGQLVTDIEKMWDQMYFATLYYGRKGVVLNTISGVDLALWDLLAKVRKEPVYQLLGGPVRDELVFYATGARPDLAKEMGFIGGKLPLQHGPAEGEDGLRQNLEKLADMRSRVGDDFWLMYDCWMSLDVRYATRLAQGAHEYGLKWLEECLPPDDYWGYAELRRNVPRGMMVSTGEHEATRWGFRMLLEMQCCDLIQPDVGWCGGITELIKISALADAHNVMVVPHGSSVYSYHFVVTRHNSPFSEFLMMAPKADEVVPMFNPLLLDEPVPVNGRMKVPDTPGFGVRLNPECALVRPYQH, translated from the coding sequence ATGGCCATGCCTACCATCCGGCACGTGCGTGCCTTCATCGTTCGCGGCGGCGGCGCGGACTATCACGACCAGGCCGGCGGGCACTGGATCGACGATCACATCGCGACGCCGATGGCGCGTTATCCCGAGTACCGTCAGAGCCGCCAGTCATTCGGCATCAACGTACTCGGCACGCTGGTCGTCGAGATCGAGGCGAGCGACGGCACCGTGGGCTTCGCGGTGACGACCGGCGGCGAGATCGGCGCCTTCATCGTCGAGAAGCATCTCGCGCGTTTTCTCGAAGGGCAGCTCGTCACCGACATCGAGAAGATGTGGGATCAGATGTACTTCGCGACGCTGTACTACGGGCGCAAGGGCGTCGTGCTCAATACGATTTCCGGCGTCGATCTCGCGCTGTGGGATCTGCTCGCGAAGGTTCGCAAGGAGCCCGTGTATCAACTATTGGGCGGCCCGGTGCGCGACGAGCTGGTGTTCTATGCGACCGGCGCGCGGCCCGATCTCGCGAAGGAGATGGGCTTCATCGGCGGCAAGCTGCCGTTGCAGCACGGTCCCGCGGAAGGCGAAGACGGACTCAGGCAGAACCTCGAGAAGCTCGCCGATATGCGTTCGCGCGTCGGCGACGACTTCTGGCTGATGTACGACTGCTGGATGAGCCTCGACGTGCGCTACGCGACGCGGCTCGCGCAAGGCGCGCACGAATACGGCCTCAAATGGCTCGAGGAATGTCTTCCTCCCGACGATTACTGGGGTTACGCCGAACTGCGCCGCAACGTGCCACGCGGCATGATGGTGTCGACCGGCGAGCACGAGGCGACGCGCTGGGGCTTCCGGATGCTGCTGGAGATGCAGTGCTGCGATCTGATCCAGCCCGACGTCGGCTGGTGCGGCGGCATCACTGAGCTAATCAAGATTTCCGCGCTCGCCGATGCGCACAACGTGATGGTGGTGCCGCACGGTTCGTCGGTGTACAGCTATCACTTCGTCGTCACGCGCCATAACTCGCCGTTCTCCGAGTTTCTGATGATGGCGCCGAAAGCCGACGAAGTCGTGCCGATGTTCAACCCGCTGCTGCTCGACGAGCCTGTGCCGGTGAACGGGCGCATGAAGGTGCCGGATACGCCGGGCTTTGGCGTGCGGCTCAATCCGGAATGCGCGCTGGTGCGGCCTTATCAGCATTGA
- a CDS encoding copper-binding protein, whose protein sequence is MASNTTGSGLMRAKAITVALAVLVAAAGSAFAQDNAASAPEQRAIGAAALLHVQARVVAIDPATNSVTLRGPHGGDETFDVNPQAADISKLHIGDMVTIAYKKALLVGVDKLAPSGIRQRIDTEVTQPAANGVVASARRVEVVATVRKIDRKQRTITLRGPSRTETLDVAPDIPLERLKVGDSVRAVFVSAIAASVSRNGADVK, encoded by the coding sequence ATGGCTTCCAATACAACGGGCTCCGGGCTCATGCGGGCGAAGGCGATCACGGTTGCGTTAGCGGTTTTGGTTGCGGCGGCGGGTTCGGCGTTCGCGCAGGACAACGCGGCGTCCGCGCCGGAACAGCGGGCAATCGGCGCCGCCGCGCTGCTGCACGTTCAGGCGCGCGTCGTCGCGATCGATCCCGCGACGAACAGCGTGACGCTGCGCGGCCCCCACGGCGGCGACGAAACCTTCGACGTGAATCCGCAAGCCGCCGACATCAGCAAACTGCATATCGGCGACATGGTGACGATTGCGTACAAAAAGGCGCTATTGGTCGGCGTCGACAAACTCGCGCCGAGCGGAATTCGCCAGCGCATCGATACCGAAGTCACGCAGCCCGCGGCCAACGGTGTGGTTGCATCGGCGCGGCGCGTCGAAGTCGTGGCGACAGTGCGCAAGATCGATCGCAAGCAGCGCACGATCACGCTGCGCGGGCCGTCGCGCACCGAAACGCTCGACGTGGCGCCGGATATTCCGCTCGAAAGACTGAAGGTCGGCGATTCGGTGCGCGCGGTGTTCGTGTCGGCTATCGCGGCGTCGGTGTCGCGCAACGGCGCGGACGTCAAATAA
- a CDS encoding SDR family NAD(P)-dependent oxidoreductase, whose amino-acid sequence MNRIDLEGRAVVITGGARGIGYAVAQRALQSGASVALWDVDSERLARSQRELSELGKVSAVTVELTDEAAVQQATAQTVAEHRSIDVLINCAGITGGNGTTWELEPDLWRRVIDVNLIGPYLTCRAVVPQMLKQGYGRIVNIASVAGKEGNPNASHYSASKAGLIGLTKSLGKELATRNILVNAVTPAAAKTEIFDSMSQQHIDYMLSKIPMNRFLLPEEAASLILWLSSEDCAFSTGSVFDLSGGRATY is encoded by the coding sequence ATGAATCGGATCGATCTGGAGGGGCGCGCGGTCGTTATCACCGGCGGCGCGCGCGGCATCGGCTACGCGGTCGCGCAGCGGGCGTTGCAGTCGGGCGCGTCGGTGGCGTTGTGGGACGTTGATAGCGAACGCCTCGCGCGCAGCCAGCGCGAGCTGAGCGAACTCGGCAAGGTCAGCGCCGTCACGGTCGAGCTGACCGACGAAGCCGCGGTCCAGCAAGCCACCGCGCAAACGGTCGCCGAGCACCGCTCGATCGACGTGCTGATCAACTGCGCGGGCATCACCGGCGGCAACGGCACGACATGGGAGCTCGAGCCGGACCTGTGGCGCCGCGTGATCGACGTGAATCTGATCGGCCCGTACCTGACCTGCCGCGCGGTCGTGCCGCAGATGCTGAAGCAGGGCTATGGCCGCATCGTCAATATCGCGTCGGTGGCGGGCAAGGAGGGCAATCCGAATGCTTCGCACTACAGCGCGTCGAAAGCGGGCTTGATCGGGCTCACCAAGTCGCTCGGCAAGGAACTCGCGACCAGAAACATCCTCGTCAATGCGGTCACGCCGGCCGCGGCCAAGACCGAGATCTTCGATTCGATGTCGCAGCAGCACATCGACTACATGCTGTCGAAGATTCCGATGAACCGTTTCCTGCTGCCGGAAGAAGCGGCGTCGCTGATCCTGTGGCTGTCTTCCGAAGACTGCGCGTTCAGCACCGGCTCGGTGTTTGATCTGTCCGGCGGCCGCGCCACTTATTAA